One Rosettibacter firmus genomic window carries:
- a CDS encoding nucleotide sugar dehydrogenase gives MNYKKELLEKIKSKKAVIGIIGMGYVGLPLGLTFAKKDFFVLGFDIDDNKTVLLNSGKSYIKHIDAKIIKELVDKKKFEATSDFTRLPECDAIIICVPTPLNEHREPDMTFVENTAKTIQKYLRKGQLISLESTTYPGTTEELLLPLFESAPNVRLPITNSSEFITNNQKLIVGKDFFLAFSPEREDPGNKDFSTSTIPKIVGGVTKACQEVAVSLYNQIVTKTVPVSSPRVAEAAKLLENIYRSVNIALVNELKMVFEKMNIDIWEVIDAAKTKPFGFQAFYPGPGLGGHCIPIDPFYLTWKAREYEVNTKFIELAGEINTFQPYHVVEKAIEVLNEHHKTLKGSKILILGVAYKKNIDDMRESPSLKLIEILRDKGAEVDYNDPYLPKLPPTRKYKYDLISVELRKDLIRLYDLLILATDHDDYDYDFIRKHAKLILDTRNAFKIKGLKEDNIYKA, from the coding sequence ATGAACTATAAAAAAGAATTACTTGAGAAAATCAAATCAAAGAAAGCAGTAATAGGAATTATTGGAATGGGATATGTTGGTTTACCATTAGGATTGACATTTGCAAAAAAAGATTTTTTTGTTCTTGGTTTCGATATAGATGACAATAAAACTGTCTTATTAAATTCAGGAAAGAGTTACATAAAACACATAGATGCAAAAATTATTAAAGAATTAGTAGATAAAAAGAAATTTGAAGCAACAAGCGATTTTACAAGATTACCAGAATGCGATGCTATTATTATTTGTGTACCAACTCCATTAAACGAACATCGTGAACCAGACATGACATTTGTAGAAAATACAGCAAAAACCATTCAAAAATATTTAAGAAAAGGTCAATTAATTTCACTTGAAAGTACAACCTATCCTGGTACAACAGAAGAATTGCTATTACCATTATTTGAATCTGCTCCAAATGTTAGATTACCAATAACAAACTCGAGCGAGTTTATTACAAACAATCAAAAATTAATTGTTGGTAAAGATTTCTTTCTTGCATTTAGTCCAGAGCGAGAAGACCCTGGAAATAAAGATTTTTCAACCAGTACAATTCCTAAAATTGTTGGTGGCGTTACAAAAGCATGTCAGGAAGTTGCAGTTTCTCTTTATAATCAGATTGTTACTAAAACAGTACCTGTATCATCACCAAGAGTTGCAGAAGCAGCTAAGCTACTGGAAAACATTTATCGATCCGTTAATATTGCATTAGTTAATGAATTAAAAATGGTCTTCGAAAAAATGAATATTGATATATGGGAAGTAATAGATGCTGCTAAAACAAAACCATTTGGATTTCAGGCATTTTATCCTGGACCTGGTCTTGGGGGACATTGTATTCCTATCGATCCATTTTATCTTACATGGAAAGCTCGAGAATATGAAGTTAATACTAAATTTATTGAATTGGCTGGAGAAATTAATACATTTCAACCTTATCATGTTGTTGAAAAAGCAATTGAAGTATTAAATGAACATCATAAAACATTGAAAGGGAGTAAGATTTTAATACTCGGAGTTGCCTATAAAAAAAATATAGATGATATGCGTGAATCTCCTTCTTTGAAATTAATTGAAATACTAAGAGATAAAGGGGCAGAAGTTGATTACAACGATCCATATTTACCTAAACTACCGCCTACAAGAAAATACAAATATGATTTAATTTCTGTTGAATTAAGAAAGGATTTAATCAGGTTGTATGATTTATTAATCTTAGCTACAGATCATGATGATTATGATTATGATTTTATTCGAAAACATGCTAAACTTATACTTGATACTCGTAATGCATTTAAAATCAAGGGATTGAAAGAAGACAATATTTATAAAGCTTGA
- a CDS encoding MmgE/PrpD family protein — translation MEKSISRVISEFAINLRYNDLPQPVIETTKRFLYDSIGCAFGAYNTKDVNIVHNVLVNMGGKEESTIIAFGEKIPAINATLINSLMIRSLDFNDIYWKEDPSHPSDLIPAALSAGEIINATMQNILTAIVIGYEIEQRLCEFAIPGIRERKWHHATLTQFVSPIVAGKVLGLSLEQMINAIGISASHNFTIGAPASGKLTMMKNFVDPIAVQSGVFAALLARQGFTGPELIFEGKEGLMDCLFGWDYLNQNVKPVMIPGREKYGEWKWDLNKLTNNLGENFKILECSMKAFPTEALTHTPISATLNAVIKNNIDYNEIESVTIKTIARVCDILFDKNKYRPTSRETADHSLPYCIAAAIVDRKITTSTFSEEKLKDERIWKIIDKIKGIPSEDFEKMFPEKQPAEVIIKTISGKEFHEYLEYPKGHPKQPMTISELELKFNSLTDGLLNSERQNEIKEMILNCDNMLVKDFMNKLVL, via the coding sequence ATGGAAAAATCCATATCACGTGTTATCTCCGAATTTGCAATTAATCTTAGGTATAATGATTTACCTCAACCTGTTATAGAAACAACAAAACGATTTTTGTATGATTCTATTGGATGTGCTTTTGGTGCATACAATACAAAAGATGTTAACATAGTGCACAATGTTTTAGTAAATATGGGAGGGAAAGAAGAATCAACAATAATTGCATTTGGTGAAAAAATTCCTGCTATAAATGCAACTCTTATTAATTCTCTTATGATTCGTTCGCTCGATTTTAATGATATATACTGGAAAGAAGATCCTTCGCATCCTTCTGATTTAATTCCAGCTGCACTTTCTGCTGGTGAAATTATTAATGCAACAATGCAAAATATTTTAACAGCAATAGTAATTGGCTACGAAATTGAACAAAGATTATGCGAATTTGCAATACCTGGTATAAGGGAAAGGAAATGGCATCATGCAACACTTACACAATTTGTATCGCCAATAGTCGCTGGTAAAGTTTTAGGATTAAGTTTAGAACAAATGATAAATGCAATAGGAATAAGTGCATCACATAATTTTACAATTGGAGCTCCTGCATCAGGAAAATTAACTATGATGAAAAACTTTGTTGACCCCATTGCAGTCCAAAGTGGTGTTTTTGCAGCTCTTCTTGCCAGGCAGGGTTTTACAGGACCAGAACTAATTTTCGAAGGTAAAGAAGGATTAATGGATTGTTTATTTGGATGGGATTATTTAAACCAAAACGTAAAACCAGTTATGATTCCAGGTAGAGAAAAATATGGCGAATGGAAATGGGATTTAAACAAATTAACAAATAATCTTGGAGAAAATTTCAAAATTTTAGAATGCAGCATGAAAGCTTTTCCAACAGAAGCTTTAACGCATACACCAATATCTGCTACATTAAATGCTGTAATAAAAAATAACATTGATTACAATGAAATCGAATCAGTAACAATTAAAACAATAGCAAGAGTTTGTGATATTCTTTTCGATAAAAATAAATATCGACCAACTTCGAGAGAAACTGCTGACCATTCTCTTCCCTACTGTATTGCAGCAGCAATTGTAGATAGAAAAATTACAACCAGCACTTTTTCAGAAGAAAAATTGAAAGATGAAAGAATATGGAAAATTATTGATAAAATTAAAGGCATCCCTTCAGAAGATTTTGAAAAAATGTTTCCTGAAAAACAACCTGCTGAAGTAATTATAAAAACAATTAGTGGAAAAGAATTTCACGAATATCTTGAATATCCAAAAGGTCATCCAAAACAACCTATGACTATTAGTGAACTGGAACTAAAATTTAATTCTTTAACTGATGGTTTATTAAATTCAGAAAGACAAAATGAAATTAAAGAGATGATACTTAATTGTGACAATATGCTTGTAAAAGATTTTATGAACAAGTTGGTTTTGTAA
- the citF gene encoding citrate lyase subunit alpha, producing the protein MKLIKNEIGRLVPDKVNGVSQIPFKGVNKYKPSGKKAAPQISSCIDYPANGNKVVKNLKEALKKCGLKDGMTISTHHHLRDGDTLTNYLFDVIHSMGIKNLRWFPSASFPVHSHLIPYLEDGTIHHIEGSMNGPLGKFVSEGKMKGIGVLRSHGGRYQAIQDGEVHIDIAVIAAPTADEFGNANGLYGKSAFGGLGFALADSLYADKVIVVTDNLVPFPCIPWQIQGNNVDYVVEVESLGDPSKIVSGTTEITKSPDRLLIAEYIAEFLDVAGIIKDGFSFQAGAGGTSLAFIPFLKEKMKSKGIKARFVRGGSTKYLVVLLEEGLTDYILDGQTFDLEGVRSMRENPNHIMTSPFTSYNFHTKGNFSTLVDAVVLGATEVDINFNANVVTHSDGYLLHGIGGWQNCLFAKCTILAVPSFRDRIPIIVDEVTTLCGPGELIDVIITERGIAINPRRKDLINKVKKSSLPLRTIKEIQKEVYEICGGKPEKPKFDKSKVVAIVKWVDGTVLDSIFKVET; encoded by the coding sequence ATGAAACTTATTAAAAATGAAATAGGAAGATTGGTCCCCGATAAAGTTAATGGAGTATCACAAATCCCTTTTAAAGGTGTAAATAAATATAAACCATCTGGTAAAAAAGCAGCTCCTCAAATTAGTAGTTGTATAGATTATCCTGCAAATGGAAATAAAGTAGTTAAAAACTTAAAAGAAGCTTTAAAGAAGTGTGGATTAAAAGATGGGATGACAATATCAACACACCACCATTTAAGAGATGGCGATACTTTAACTAACTATTTATTCGATGTCATTCATTCAATGGGAATAAAAAATCTAAGATGGTTCCCCAGTGCATCATTTCCTGTTCATTCTCATTTAATACCTTATCTTGAAGATGGAACTATTCATCACATAGAAGGAAGTATGAATGGACCTCTTGGAAAATTTGTAAGTGAAGGAAAAATGAAAGGTATTGGTGTTTTAAGATCACATGGTGGAAGATATCAAGCAATTCAAGATGGCGAAGTTCACATCGACATTGCTGTAATTGCTGCTCCAACAGCAGATGAATTTGGTAATGCTAATGGACTTTATGGAAAATCTGCGTTTGGTGGATTGGGTTTTGCATTAGCTGATTCACTTTATGCTGATAAAGTAATAGTAGTTACTGATAATCTTGTACCTTTCCCGTGTATACCTTGGCAGATTCAAGGTAATAATGTTGATTATGTTGTTGAAGTTGAATCGCTCGGAGATCCTTCAAAAATTGTGAGTGGTACAACTGAAATAACAAAAAGTCCAGATAGATTACTTATTGCTGAATACATAGCAGAGTTTTTAGATGTTGCAGGAATAATTAAAGATGGATTTTCTTTTCAAGCTGGAGCTGGGGGCACAAGCCTTGCATTCATTCCTTTCTTAAAAGAAAAGATGAAATCAAAAGGTATTAAAGCTCGATTCGTGCGTGGAGGTTCTACAAAATATCTTGTAGTGTTACTCGAAGAAGGATTAACAGATTATATTCTCGATGGTCAAACTTTTGATCTTGAAGGTGTTCGTTCGATGAGAGAAAATCCAAATCATATTATGACATCCCCCTTCACAAGCTACAATTTCCACACAAAAGGAAATTTTTCAACTTTAGTGGATGCAGTAGTTCTTGGTGCAACCGAAGTTGATATTAATTTCAATGCTAATGTTGTTACACATTCAGATGGATATTTGCTTCATGGTATTGGTGGATGGCAAAATTGTTTATTTGCTAAATGCACAATTCTTGCAGTTCCATCATTTCGAGATAGAATACCGATCATAGTTGATGAAGTTACTACATTATGTGGTCCTGGAGAATTAATTGATGTTATTATAACAGAACGTGGAATTGCTATAAATCCAAGAAGAAAAGATTTAATAAATAAAGTAAAAAAATCTTCGCTACCTCTCCGCACTATTAAAGAAATCCAAAAAGAAGTTTATGAAATTTGTGGTGGAAAACCAGAGAAACCAAAATTCGATAAATCAAAAGTTGTTGCAATTGTTAAATGGGTGGATGGGACAGTTCTTGATTCAATTTTTAAAGTAGAAACTTAG
- the glgP gene encoding alpha-glucan family phosphorylase — protein MIKYIGRFNVVPSLPPKLEPLREIVYNLYWTWHYDAIDLLRRLDPKLWEETYHNPVLMLGRISQERLNEVANDDSFISHMKRVFDQLKIYKEEKTWYQKNYGYDKENVIAYFSAEYGLTESLQIYSGGLGVLAGDHLKSSSDLGLPLVGVGLCYKEGYLQQYLTSDGWQQEKYEITDFYNQPMTLVMNNDKTPLKIELNFPGRNVYVQVWKIMVGRVPLYLLDTNVPENNEEDRKITRTLYGGTIETRIQQEIVLGIGGIRALYAMGIKPLVCHMNEGHSAFLALERIRLLMQQYNLSFEEARDINFYSNVFTTHTPVPAGIDIFPNELIEKYFGNYYRNELKISDKTFYSLGTIIKDKPPSSYNMAHLAMNMAGFVNGVSKLHGKVSKKMWQAGFIDIPFDEIPIDYVTNGVHTHSHLSNDMQELLYRYLGEKFMRDPSDKEIWNRIDDIPDEELWRTHERRRERLVAFARNRLRKQIIEKGGSVSEINAAKEVLDAQALTIGFARRFVAYKRATLIFRDIERLASILCNPNYPVQIIFAGKAHPRDEEGKKIIQEVIALSKEPHLRKKIVFIENYDMNIARYMVEGCDVWLNTPRRPLEASGTSGMKVIANGGLNFSVLDGWWDEAYDHDVGWKIGNGEEYDNPGYQDEIESRLIYEILEKEIVPLFYTRGEDKLPRGWISMMKNSMKKLGPIYNTHRMVQEYAQKFYFKAYEKRLYLMNNNWKKAKEFTAWKQKVIQNWDKVKFVSISEEQKGVDLKVGNKYQIYAEVELGDLTPNDVDVQIYYGKVDNGSDQLTNYVNMVYVPKKQKSNVYFYRGEIDCKHTGQFGFTLRILPKHELMISNFELGLIRWAQ, from the coding sequence ATGATTAAATATATTGGCAGATTTAATGTAGTTCCATCACTGCCACCTAAACTGGAACCATTACGAGAGATAGTTTATAATTTATACTGGACATGGCATTATGATGCTATAGATCTTTTAAGAAGATTAGATCCTAAGTTATGGGAAGAAACTTATCACAATCCTGTTTTAATGCTTGGCAGGATTAGCCAGGAAAGATTAAATGAAGTAGCTAATGATGATAGCTTTATTTCTCATATGAAACGAGTTTTTGATCAATTGAAAATTTATAAAGAAGAAAAAACATGGTATCAAAAAAATTATGGTTATGATAAGGAAAATGTAATAGCTTATTTTTCTGCTGAGTATGGATTAACAGAATCATTACAAATTTATTCAGGGGGACTTGGAGTACTTGCTGGTGATCATTTAAAATCTTCGAGTGATTTAGGATTACCTTTAGTTGGTGTTGGTTTGTGTTACAAAGAAGGTTATTTACAACAATATTTAACATCTGATGGCTGGCAGCAAGAAAAGTATGAAATTACAGATTTTTATAATCAGCCAATGACACTTGTAATGAACAACGATAAAACACCTCTAAAAATTGAATTAAATTTTCCAGGAAGAAATGTTTATGTTCAAGTATGGAAAATAATGGTAGGTAGAGTTCCGCTTTATTTATTGGATACAAATGTTCCCGAAAACAATGAAGAAGATAGAAAAATTACTCGCACTCTTTATGGTGGTACAATTGAAACAAGAATTCAACAGGAAATTGTTTTAGGAATAGGTGGAATTCGTGCATTATATGCTATGGGAATTAAACCACTTGTTTGTCATATGAATGAAGGACACTCAGCTTTTCTTGCACTGGAAAGAATTCGTCTTTTAATGCAACAATATAATCTTTCTTTTGAAGAAGCCAGAGATATTAATTTTTACTCAAATGTATTTACTACTCATACTCCAGTTCCTGCAGGAATTGATATATTCCCCAATGAATTGATTGAAAAATATTTTGGTAACTATTACCGTAATGAATTAAAAATTAGTGATAAAACTTTTTATAGTCTTGGTACTATTATAAAAGATAAACCACCAAGTAGTTATAATATGGCTCATCTTGCAATGAATATGGCAGGTTTTGTAAATGGTGTAAGTAAACTACATGGTAAAGTATCAAAAAAAATGTGGCAAGCAGGTTTTATTGATATTCCGTTTGATGAAATACCTATTGACTACGTAACTAATGGTGTTCATACGCATTCACATTTATCGAATGACATGCAAGAATTGTTATATAGATATTTAGGTGAAAAATTTATGCGTGATCCATCTGATAAAGAAATATGGAATCGAATTGATGATATACCTGATGAAGAATTATGGCGTACACACGAAAGAAGAAGAGAACGTCTCGTTGCTTTTGCCAGAAATAGACTAAGAAAACAGATAATCGAAAAAGGTGGTTCTGTTTCAGAAATTAATGCTGCTAAAGAAGTTCTTGATGCACAGGCTTTAACTATTGGATTTGCAAGAAGATTTGTTGCTTATAAAAGAGCAACCCTTATATTTCGCGATATAGAACGATTAGCAAGTATTTTATGTAATCCAAATTATCCAGTTCAAATAATTTTTGCCGGGAAAGCTCATCCAAGAGATGAAGAAGGAAAAAAGATCATTCAAGAAGTAATTGCACTAAGTAAAGAACCTCACTTAAGAAAAAAGATAGTATTTATTGAAAACTATGATATGAATATTGCAAGATATATGGTAGAAGGATGTGATGTATGGCTTAATACTCCACGTCGACCACTCGAAGCAAGTGGAACTTCTGGAATGAAAGTAATTGCAAATGGTGGATTAAATTTTAGTGTCCTCGATGGTTGGTGGGACGAAGCATATGACCACGATGTGGGCTGGAAAATTGGGAATGGTGAAGAATACGATAATCCCGGCTATCAAGACGAAATTGAATCGAGATTAATTTATGAAATACTTGAAAAAGAAATTGTTCCATTATTTTATACTCGCGGCGAAGATAAATTACCTCGGGGCTGGATTAGTATGATGAAAAATTCTATGAAAAAATTAGGACCAATTTATAATACACACAGAATGGTTCAAGAATATGCTCAAAAATTCTATTTTAAAGCATACGAAAAAAGACTGTATTTGATGAACAATAACTGGAAAAAGGCAAAAGAATTTACTGCATGGAAACAAAAAGTTATTCAAAACTGGGATAAAGTTAAATTTGTTAGTATTTCTGAAGAACAAAAAGGAGTTGATTTAAAAGTTGGTAATAAATATCAAATATATGCTGAAGTTGAACTTGGAGATTTGACTCCAAATGATGTTGATGTTCAAATTTATTATGGTAAAGTTGATAATGGCTCAGACCAGTTAACAAATTATGTGAATATGGTATACGTTCCTAAAAAACAAAAATCAAATGTTTATTTTTATCGTGGCGAAATTGATTGTAAACATACTGGACAATTCGGATTTACATTACGCATTTTGCCAAAACACGAATTGATGATTAGTAATTTTGAATTAGGACTTATTCGTTGGGCTCAATAA
- a CDS encoding Gfo/Idh/MocA family protein — MYNFAITGVAGYIAPKHLQAIKETGNNLVAALDPHDSVGILDQYFPDASFFVEFERFERHLDLLRRKSDSERVHYLSICSPNFLHDSHIRLALRIGANAICEKPIVLNPWNLDALEKIENETGRKVFTVLQLRLHPSILELKNKVENEIRKNPAFKFNITLDYITSRGLWYDFSWKGVLEKSGGLATNIGIHFFDMLIWIFGEPLHSSVIQNQKRSMRGELELKNANVKWHLSINYEDLPEIAKRNNKRTFRSIKINDEEFEFTEGFTNLHTLVYKNTLDGKGFSINDARPSIELVYKIRNNINF; from the coding sequence ATGTATAATTTTGCTATAACTGGAGTTGCAGGTTACATTGCCCCAAAACATCTACAGGCAATCAAAGAAACTGGAAACAATCTTGTTGCTGCATTAGATCCACATGATTCAGTTGGAATTTTAGATCAGTATTTCCCAGATGCAAGTTTTTTTGTTGAGTTTGAAAGATTCGAAAGACATCTTGATTTATTAAGAAGAAAATCTGATTCCGAAAGAGTTCATTATCTCAGCATTTGTTCACCAAATTTTCTTCACGATTCTCATATTAGATTGGCTCTAAGAATTGGTGCAAATGCAATATGTGAAAAACCAATTGTTCTTAATCCATGGAATCTTGATGCTCTTGAAAAAATTGAAAATGAAACTGGTAGAAAAGTTTTTACTGTATTGCAATTAAGATTACATCCTTCAATACTGGAATTAAAAAATAAAGTTGAAAATGAAATTAGAAAAAATCCTGCTTTTAAATTTAATATCACACTTGATTATATAACTTCAAGAGGATTGTGGTATGATTTTTCGTGGAAAGGAGTGTTAGAAAAATCAGGTGGACTTGCAACAAATATTGGTATTCATTTCTTTGATATGCTTATATGGATTTTTGGTGAACCACTTCATAGTTCTGTAATTCAAAATCAAAAAAGATCGATGCGAGGAGAACTGGAATTAAAAAATGCTAATGTTAAATGGCATTTATCTATTAATTATGAAGATTTACCAGAAATTGCTAAGAGAAATAATAAAAGAACATTTCGTTCAATTAAAATTAATGATGAAGAATTTGAGTTTACAGAAGGTTTTACAAATCTTCATACGCTCGTTTATAAAAACACACTTGATGGAAAAGGATTTTCAATTAATGATGCTCGTCCTTCTATAGAACTTGTATATAAAATCAGGAATAATATAAATTTTTGA
- a CDS encoding aldolase/citrate lyase family protein: MKQKKANIGFAGKHGENIRSDCYIEIKPTIRSGLNLSIKSKVLSLYGESIRNLIYEMCEFFDLKHADIFVDDYGALPFTIAARFEAAYKSLFPDDTREFLFPMNKNNLYKTEKDSIRRSRLYLPGNEPKFFINAGLHKPDAIILDLEDSVAPSEKNNARYLVRNALRSVDFYGAERMVRINQLPEGLDDLHFVIPHNVHVILIPKCESSVTVKDVEEEINIIKTQHNISDTIYLLPIIESAMGIENLQEIATASDLICALTIGLEDYTADIGVERTLEGKESFYARCAIVNAAKSIGIQAIDSVFSDVNDMESLRKSTLEAKSLGFEGKGCIHPRQIKIIHEAFAPTQNEIEKAKKITLAFEEAKKKGSGVTTLGSKMIDAPVVKRAQKTIEFAIQYGLLEPKWLQKNN, from the coding sequence ATGAAACAAAAAAAAGCTAATATTGGATTTGCAGGTAAACATGGTGAAAATATTCGTTCAGATTGCTACATAGAAATTAAACCTACCATTAGAAGCGGTTTAAATTTATCGATAAAAAGCAAAGTTCTATCTCTGTACGGAGAAAGCATAAGAAATTTAATTTATGAAATGTGCGAATTCTTTGATTTGAAACATGCAGATATATTTGTTGATGATTATGGTGCACTTCCATTTACAATTGCAGCTCGATTCGAAGCAGCGTATAAAAGTTTATTCCCTGATGATACTCGAGAATTTTTATTCCCTATGAATAAAAACAACTTATATAAAACCGAAAAGGATAGTATAAGAAGAAGTAGACTTTATTTACCAGGCAACGAACCAAAATTTTTTATAAATGCTGGCTTACATAAACCTGATGCAATTATTCTTGACCTTGAAGATAGTGTAGCTCCTTCAGAAAAAAACAATGCAAGATATCTTGTAAGAAATGCACTTCGCTCAGTTGATTTTTATGGTGCAGAACGTATGGTTCGTATAAATCAATTACCTGAAGGCTTGGATGATTTACATTTTGTAATTCCTCATAATGTTCATGTTATATTAATCCCTAAATGCGAATCATCTGTTACAGTAAAAGATGTAGAAGAAGAAATCAATATTATAAAAACTCAGCATAATATTTCTGATACTATTTACCTTCTTCCAATAATTGAAAGTGCAATGGGAATTGAAAATCTTCAAGAAATAGCAACAGCATCAGATTTAATTTGTGCATTAACAATAGGATTAGAAGATTATACTGCAGATATAGGAGTAGAAAGAACTCTTGAAGGCAAAGAAAGTTTTTATGCAAGATGTGCAATTGTAAACGCAGCAAAATCTATAGGCATTCAGGCAATTGATTCTGTTTTTTCTGATGTAAATGATATGGAAAGTTTACGAAAAAGTACATTAGAAGCAAAATCACTTGGTTTTGAAGGTAAAGGTTGTATACACCCTCGCCAAATAAAAATTATTCACGAAGCTTTTGCTCCTACTCAAAATGAAATTGAAAAAGCAAAAAAAATTACACTTGCATTTGAAGAAGCAAAAAAGAAAGGCTCTGGTGTAACAACTTTAGGAAGTAAAATGATTGATGCTCCAGTAGTAAAACGGGCACAAAAAACTATTGAATTCGCAATTCAATATGGATTGCTTGAACCGAAATGGTTACAAAAAAATAATTAG